Proteins encoded within one genomic window of Acinetobacter sp. YWS30-1:
- a CDS encoding pseudouridine synthase: protein MTSTVEFSPPMLNGVTASKVFLQVTSDSPKTVYAYLCAQFPHIESSEWQSRFDNGLVYDAQGNTLSIESSFQANTHCFYYRFLAHEVHVPFQHQILFENEHLLVVDKPHFLTMSPTGQYVQETLLVRLKQQTGNEHLTPIHRLDRETAGVVLISKCVQSRGVYQQMFATRQVQKTYHAIAAYRDDLSFPLITKLKMEKGQPFYTMQVVEGEPNSETEIQLLQHDQQWGKYELKPHTGKQHQLRVHLSHLGIPIQNDPFYPQVSHKADDDFSAPLQLLAKHIQFRDPVTQKQMQFSSELELTL from the coding sequence ATGACTTCGACTGTTGAATTTAGCCCACCCATGCTGAATGGAGTTACGGCAAGTAAAGTATTCCTGCAAGTGACATCAGATTCACCCAAGACAGTCTATGCTTATCTCTGTGCACAATTTCCACATATTGAGTCGAGCGAATGGCAATCCCGTTTCGATAATGGTCTGGTTTATGATGCTCAGGGCAACACCTTAAGCATCGAAAGTTCTTTTCAAGCAAATACTCATTGTTTTTATTATCGTTTTTTGGCACACGAAGTGCATGTTCCTTTTCAGCATCAGATTCTGTTTGAGAATGAACATCTGCTGGTCGTTGATAAACCGCATTTTCTGACCATGAGTCCTACTGGGCAATATGTACAGGAAACCTTGCTGGTACGCCTAAAACAGCAAACCGGAAATGAACATCTCACTCCAATTCATCGCTTAGATCGTGAAACGGCAGGTGTGGTGCTGATTTCAAAATGTGTGCAATCGCGTGGGGTTTATCAGCAAATGTTTGCGACTCGGCAAGTACAGAAAACTTATCATGCGATTGCGGCTTATCGTGATGATTTAAGTTTTCCGCTCATCACAAAGCTGAAAATGGAAAAAGGCCAGCCCTTTTATACCATGCAGGTGGTAGAAGGAGAGCCTAATAGCGAAACCGAAATTCAATTGCTGCAACATGATCAGCAATGGGGCAAATATGAGCTAAAACCGCATACAGGAAAGCAGCATCAGTTAAGGGTACATTTAAGTCATTTGGGGATTCCGATCCAGAATGATCCTTTTTATCCGCAGGTTTCCCATAAGGCGGATGATGATTTTTCTGCACCGTTACAGCTACTAGCCAAACACATTCAGTTTAGGGATCCCGTTACCCAAAAGCAGATGCAATTTAGCTCTGAACTTGAATTGACACTGTAA
- the tsaE gene encoding tRNA (adenosine(37)-N6)-threonylcarbamoyltransferase complex ATPase subunit type 1 TsaE, with product MPYSFNVTLKHEDDTQNLAKVLANNFSSGVIYLIGDLGAGKTTLTRYYLQQLGHKGSVKSPTYTLVEPYQVNGQDIFHFDLYRLNDPYELELMGIRDYLETPNALFLFEWPSKGGDEIPQADLIIEILKSEDELTRTASLISSNLALQQALEREFPNG from the coding sequence ATGCCTTATTCATTTAATGTCACTTTAAAACATGAAGATGACACCCAAAATCTGGCCAAAGTTCTGGCAAATAATTTTTCTTCGGGCGTTATATATCTGATTGGTGACTTGGGTGCGGGGAAAACCACGCTGACGCGTTATTACTTACAACAACTCGGTCATAAAGGCTCAGTAAAAAGTCCGACTTATACGCTGGTGGAGCCGTATCAGGTGAATGGTCAGGATATCTTTCATTTTGATTTATATCGTCTCAATGACCCTTATGAACTTGAATTGATGGGAATCCGGGATTATTTAGAAACTCCCAATGCGCTATTTTTATTTGAATGGCCTTCTAAGGGTGGCGATGAAATCCCGCAAGCCGATTTAATTATTGAAATTTTAAAATCAGAAGATGAGCTGACCCGTACCGCGAGTCTGATTTCTTCTAATCTGGCTTTACAGCAAGCTTTGGAGCGTGAATTCCCAAATGGTTGA
- the mutL gene encoding DNA mismatch repair endonuclease MutL, which yields MVDDLSIRRIRALDPALANQIAAGEVIERPASVVKELLENSIDAGATELIIRVEQGGSTLIEIIDNGRGIHYEDLPLAVMRHATSKIQTAEELHAITSLGFRGEALASIAAVSRLTLTSSQNEDGIGYQVEVNGTAFDHQEIQPVAASKGTQIRVQDLFFNVPARRKFLKKPGTEFGHIEEIVRRMALTHFDIRFVLEHNQTIKLNLPVADSGALRFQRVQQLLGRQFTENAYWIDADSINMRLSGWLGHPSDARAQADLQYVYVNGRIVKDKTISHALRMAYDGILHGHQHAAYLLFLEIDPESIDVNVHPTKHEIRFLNQREVHEFVRHYAKETLAQFQTASADLAEAMKTESEAVAITPQPRYQEQFSLHQSVATQPVIPVTSPYRQHEEEASDVLTDFELSGPQTVHYAQDYNKSYSGSQQLNNALKSYLAPLRETEPEINNSASDTFQSHLQSKVDEHPLGIAIAQLHGIYILAQNTEGLIIVDMHAAHERILLQQMKMAWDKPEFWISQQLLIPKVVSISRMQAMRVDELKDQLARLGLEIDQYGDEQVIVRGVPAILHKADFDALIPELLNDLDPNDQGQGLMQKRDQILAGMACHGAVRAHRMLSLSEMNALLRQMEQTEFASQCNHGRPTWRAFPLSQLDKLFARGE from the coding sequence ATGGTTGATGATTTAAGCATACGCCGTATCCGTGCACTTGATCCTGCGCTGGCGAACCAGATTGCCGCAGGTGAGGTGATTGAACGTCCTGCATCTGTGGTCAAGGAGTTGCTGGAAAACTCGATTGATGCAGGTGCGACCGAGCTGATCATCCGGGTGGAACAGGGCGGCAGTACGCTGATTGAAATCATTGATAATGGCCGAGGCATTCATTATGAAGATTTGCCACTAGCCGTAATGCGTCACGCGACCAGTAAGATTCAGACAGCTGAAGAGCTGCATGCGATTACCAGTTTGGGCTTTCGTGGTGAAGCGCTGGCCTCGATTGCCGCAGTGTCTCGTCTGACTTTAACCAGTAGCCAGAATGAAGATGGCATTGGCTATCAGGTAGAAGTGAACGGCACGGCTTTTGATCATCAGGAGATTCAACCGGTCGCAGCCTCCAAAGGTACCCAGATCCGGGTGCAGGATTTATTCTTCAATGTTCCGGCGCGGCGCAAATTCCTGAAAAAGCCCGGCACTGAATTTGGACATATCGAAGAAATTGTTCGCCGTATGGCTTTAACGCATTTCGATATTCGCTTTGTATTGGAACATAACCAAACCATCAAGCTGAATTTGCCGGTTGCCGATAGTGGTGCTTTGCGTTTTCAACGTGTGCAACAATTACTTGGCCGTCAGTTTACTGAAAATGCTTACTGGATTGATGCAGACAGTATCAATATGCGTTTATCAGGCTGGCTCGGACATCCTTCGGATGCACGGGCTCAAGCCGATCTGCAATATGTCTATGTGAATGGCCGGATCGTTAAAGACAAGACCATTTCGCACGCTTTGCGTATGGCTTATGATGGTATTCTGCATGGCCATCAGCATGCCGCTTATTTACTATTTCTGGAAATCGATCCAGAAAGCATCGATGTCAATGTACATCCGACCAAACACGAAATTCGTTTCCTGAACCAGCGTGAAGTACATGAATTTGTACGTCACTATGCCAAGGAAACTCTGGCGCAATTTCAGACTGCGAGTGCTGATCTGGCTGAGGCGATGAAAACTGAGTCTGAAGCTGTTGCGATAACACCTCAGCCGCGCTATCAAGAGCAGTTTAGCCTGCATCAGTCCGTAGCCACTCAACCGGTTATTCCAGTCACATCTCCGTATCGTCAGCATGAAGAAGAAGCTTCTGATGTGTTAACGGATTTCGAGTTATCAGGTCCACAAACTGTGCATTATGCGCAGGATTATAATAAGTCATATTCGGGTTCACAGCAGCTGAATAATGCCTTGAAAAGTTATCTCGCGCCGTTAAGAGAAACTGAACCGGAAATCAATAATTCAGCATCGGATACATTTCAGTCACATTTACAAAGTAAAGTAGATGAGCATCCTTTGGGGATTGCGATCGCCCAACTGCATGGTATTTATATTCTGGCGCAAAACACCGAAGGCCTAATCATCGTAGATATGCATGCGGCGCATGAGCGTATTCTGCTGCAACAGATGAAAATGGCTTGGGATAAACCGGAATTCTGGATATCCCAGCAATTGCTGATTCCTAAAGTGGTGAGCATTAGTCGTATGCAAGCCATGCGTGTTGACGAGCTCAAAGATCAACTCGCTCGTTTAGGCCTGGAAATTGACCAGTATGGTGATGAACAGGTCATTGTACGGGGCGTACCGGCCATTTTGCATAAAGCTGATTTTGATGCCTTGATCCCTGAATTATTGAATGATCTGGATCCTAATGATCAGGGACAGGGTTTAATGCAGAAACGTGACCAGATTCTTGCAGGTA